From the Chloroflexus aurantiacus J-10-fl genome, one window contains:
- the tgt gene encoding tRNA guanosine(34) transglycosylase Tgt, whose product MAPFTITARDPESRARAGLLQTAHGTVATPVFMPVGTRATVKSLTPHELRDHGASIILGNTYHLYLQPGHELIARHGGLHSFMGWNGPILTDSGGFQVFSLVYGGIADEVKGRRPAHPTRLNDMVTVTEEAVIFKSYLDGSRHVFTPERSIEVQHHLGADIIVCFDELPPFRAGYDYTAQSMARTHRWAERCLIAHQRRDRSALPNPDQLLFGIVHGGIFPDLRRASACYISDMAFDGLCIGGSLGANKTQMYEVVDMTVPYLPDGMARHLLGVGDVDDLLEGVARGIDMFDCVSPTRLGRHGAALIRNRERNWRLNVTNAALRDDRQPLQEGCPCYTCRHFSRAYIHHLYRSKELLGIRLVSLHNVAFLLNLMADIRSALAAGRFGELYTEWLGKPLPVLPSPE is encoded by the coding sequence ATGGCACCATTTACCATCACCGCTCGTGATCCAGAGAGCCGCGCTCGCGCCGGTCTTCTCCAAACTGCCCATGGCACGGTCGCCACACCGGTCTTCATGCCGGTCGGCACGCGGGCAACCGTCAAATCCCTCACCCCCCACGAACTCCGTGACCATGGCGCATCGATCATTCTGGGCAACACCTACCACCTCTACCTCCAGCCCGGCCACGAATTGATCGCCCGTCACGGTGGCCTGCACAGCTTCATGGGCTGGAACGGCCCGATTCTGACCGACAGTGGCGGCTTTCAGGTCTTCTCACTCGTCTACGGCGGGATTGCCGATGAAGTGAAAGGTCGTCGTCCTGCCCATCCCACGCGCCTCAACGACATGGTTACCGTCACCGAAGAGGCGGTCATCTTCAAGTCATACCTTGACGGTTCACGCCACGTCTTCACCCCCGAACGCAGCATCGAAGTACAGCACCACCTCGGCGCCGACATCATCGTCTGCTTCGACGAACTGCCACCATTTCGCGCCGGCTACGACTATACCGCTCAAAGCATGGCCCGCACCCACCGCTGGGCCGAGCGCTGCCTGATCGCGCACCAACGCCGGGATCGGTCGGCCTTACCCAACCCCGATCAACTACTCTTCGGAATCGTCCACGGCGGCATCTTCCCCGATCTACGCCGGGCCAGCGCCTGCTACATCAGCGACATGGCCTTCGACGGCCTCTGCATCGGCGGCTCGCTCGGTGCCAACAAAACCCAGATGTACGAAGTGGTTGATATGACCGTGCCCTACCTGCCCGACGGCATGGCCCGCCACCTGCTCGGCGTCGGCGACGTTGACGACCTGCTCGAAGGGGTGGCGCGTGGGATCGACATGTTCGACTGCGTCAGCCCAACCCGGCTTGGCCGCCACGGGGCAGCCCTGATCCGCAACCGCGAGCGCAACTGGCGGCTCAACGTCACCAACGCCGCCCTCCGCGACGACCGGCAGCCACTGCAAGAGGGCTGCCCCTGCTACACCTGCCGCCACTTCTCACGCGCCTACATCCATCACCTCTACCGCTCAAAAGAGCTACTCGGCATCAGACTGGTGAGCCTGCACAACGTCGCATTCTTGCTCAACCTGATGGCCGACATCCGCAGCGCCCTGGCTGCCGGACGCTTCGGCGAACTCTACACCGAATGGTTGGGCAAACCGCTACCGGTTTTACCGTCGCCCGAATAG
- a CDS encoding flippase, translating to MNIDRLTLVLLLIGAGLLILGAGAILWRRLYRDDPANTARRIFKNSAITFGLRLFVRGLDTVILLLLVGSLDPAALGAYNTAALLVAQYLATFTEFGLGVLLIREVARHPNAAQRLFGVTLGLRLILIGVAAVPVAWLVITAYHAIGTLGLSEPLTNEGQQAIWILLLTLVPGAYSGAVTALYNAAERMEVPAVIEVFTALLSFLARIGVLVLGWGVIGLAWAAVFVSSITALIFLALQVRTFFTPTLSFDGTALRQLVPQALPLMLNNLLSVIFFRFDLFIVRAFGGSNADLLVQQYVLPYQLLNIALVLPPAVTFAVFPLLARRAGGARSELASAQQRTLHLLLLIAFPLAMLMTVLADDLVWLFARRRFAEYLPSVTVLAVLAWFLPLSFVNGLLQYVLIAIERQTAITRAFVIGAAFNLTANLIAIPLAIRWGRPQDALLAAAVITILSEVVLYMVFHPVLRREGLAPAIHRLMWRPALASLLMAVAMAPAILWLPGWLGSVGAILIGPVVYVAGLWMLGAIGAEELALARRIAGRTAP from the coding sequence ATGAATATTGATCGTTTGACTCTGGTCTTGTTACTTATCGGTGCCGGCCTGCTCATCCTCGGTGCAGGTGCCATACTCTGGCGGCGTTTGTATCGCGACGACCCGGCCAACACTGCGCGCCGTATCTTCAAAAACAGCGCCATCACCTTTGGCTTACGGCTGTTTGTGCGCGGCCTGGATACCGTTATCCTGCTCCTCCTGGTCGGTTCACTCGATCCGGCTGCCCTGGGCGCATACAACACCGCTGCCCTGCTGGTCGCCCAGTACCTGGCAACATTTACCGAATTCGGACTGGGTGTCCTGCTCATCCGCGAAGTCGCCCGCCATCCGAACGCCGCCCAACGCCTGTTCGGGGTTACGCTCGGCTTGCGCCTCATCCTGATCGGCGTGGCTGCCGTGCCGGTCGCCTGGCTGGTCATCACTGCCTATCACGCTATCGGTACACTTGGCCTCAGCGAACCTCTCACCAACGAGGGGCAGCAGGCGATCTGGATTCTACTCTTGACCCTGGTACCGGGCGCCTACAGCGGCGCGGTCACCGCTCTCTACAATGCCGCCGAACGCATGGAGGTACCGGCAGTCATTGAGGTGTTTACCGCGCTCCTCAGCTTTCTGGCCCGAATTGGTGTCCTCGTGCTGGGCTGGGGAGTGATTGGGTTGGCCTGGGCCGCAGTGTTCGTCAGCTCGATCACCGCGCTCATCTTTCTGGCCTTGCAGGTACGCACCTTTTTCACCCCAACCCTGAGCTTCGATGGCACAGCGCTCCGCCAGCTCGTGCCGCAAGCCCTGCCGCTGATGCTCAATAATCTGCTGAGCGTTATCTTCTTTCGCTTTGATCTCTTCATCGTGCGGGCGTTTGGCGGCAGTAATGCCGATCTTCTGGTGCAGCAATACGTTCTGCCGTATCAGTTACTCAACATCGCCCTGGTCTTACCGCCTGCGGTCACCTTTGCCGTTTTCCCGCTGCTAGCGCGTCGGGCCGGTGGTGCACGGAGCGAACTGGCGTCCGCCCAACAGCGCACCCTCCATCTCCTCTTACTCATCGCGTTTCCGCTGGCGATGCTCATGACCGTCCTGGCCGACGATCTGGTCTGGCTCTTCGCCCGCCGTCGTTTCGCCGAATACCTGCCCTCGGTGACGGTTCTGGCAGTGCTGGCCTGGTTCCTCCCCCTTTCGTTTGTCAACGGGTTGTTACAGTACGTCTTGATCGCGATTGAGCGCCAGACGGCAATCACCCGTGCCTTTGTAATCGGTGCGGCCTTCAACCTGACCGCTAACCTGATCGCGATCCCACTCGCGATTCGGTGGGGCCGCCCGCAAGACGCTCTGCTGGCAGCGGCGGTGATCACCATCTTGTCGGAAGTAGTGTTGTACATGGTCTTTCATCCGGTGTTACGCCGTGAGGGTCTGGCACCGGCGATACACCGGCTCATGTGGCGCCCGGCCCTCGCCAGTCTGCTGATGGCAGTCGCGATGGCGCCGGCAATCCTCTGGTTACCGGGCTGGCTGGGCAGCGTCGGTGCCATCCTGATCGGCCCGGTTGTCTACGTTGCCGGCCTGTGGATGCTGGGGGCCATCGGTGCCGAAGAACTGGCATTGGCGCGGCGAATTGCCGGTCGGACAGCACCCTGA